Proteins found in one Oryza glaberrima chromosome 4, OglaRS2, whole genome shotgun sequence genomic segment:
- the LOC127770406 gene encoding E3 ubiquitin-protein ligase ATL6-like translates to MGTRELLVVLAVVVMAAVGAGAQSSSASPAPATSQAPTVRQQTPFGRTMSTVITVSISVFFFLLFFCAYINQCRLAEAGDARAAAAAAAGGGAGGGPSRRGKRGLDPAVVATFPIVPYREVVKHKIGKSVLECAVCLTSFDDGDDLRLLPHCSHAFHPECIDPWLESRVTCPLCRANLEKPPPPPPLPAAAAASPSPERSPRCQPSPPPHALVIPVEDEEDDSDEDDRKEEAVELEMLRSERRAARLPRSHSTGHSLVASAAAAAESGDHERFTLRLPQHVRDEVLRSLRLRHAASLVNLSDMSSEGSSRGGRRALGLAFGNGGGSSHGGRRWQAFLARTVSWARGGGDGSVRRGWDGSTRRGKDDAESSRKGVTSPAAGRP, encoded by the coding sequence ATGGGGACGCGCGAGCTCCTCGTCGTTCTTGCCGTCGTCGTcatggccgccgtcggcgccggcgcgcagTCTTcttcggcgtcgccggcgccggcgacgtcgcaGGCACCGACGGTGCGGCAGCAGACGCCGTTCGGGCGGACCATGTCGACCGTCATCACGGTGTCCATCAGCGTGTTCttcttcctgctcttcttctgCGCGTACATCAACCAGTGCCGCCTCGCCGAGGCCGGGGACGccagggccgcggcggcggcggcggccggcgggggagccGGAGGAGGGCCGTCCAGGAGAGGGAAGCGCGGTCTGGacccggcggtggtggccacgTTCCCGATCGTGCCGTACAGGGAGGTGGTGAAGCACAAGATCGGCAAGAGCGTGCTGGAGTGCGCCGTGTGCCTGACGTcgttcgacgacggcgacgacctccgGCTGCTGCCGCACTGCTCGCACGCGTTCCACCCGGAGTGCATCGACCCCTGGCTGGAGTCCCGGGTCACGTGCCCGCTGTGCCGCGCCAACCTCGAgaagcctccgccgccgccgccgctgccggcggcggcggcggcgtcccctTCGCCGGAGCGGTCGCCGCGGTGccagccttcgccgccgccgcacgccctgGTGATACCGGTGgaggacgaggaagacgacAGCGACGAGGACGACAGGAAGGAGGAGGCCGTGGAGCTCGAGATGCTGCGCAGCGAGCGGCGCGCCGCGAGGCTGCCGAGGTCGCACTCGACGGGGCACTCGCTGGTcgcgtcggcggccgccgccgccgagtccgGCGACCACGAGCGGTTCACGCTGCGGCTGCCGCAGCACGTGCGGGACGAGGTGCTCCGgtcgctccgcctccgccacgccGCCAGCCTGGTCAACCTCTCGGACATGAGCTCCGAGGGGAGCTCGAGGGGAGGACGGCGTGCATTAGGCCTCGCCttcggcaacggcggcgggagcagccacggcggccgccggtGGCAGGCGTTCTTGGCGAGGACGGTGTCATgggcgcgaggcggaggcgacggctcGGTGCGCAGGGGCTGGGACGGCTCGACGAGAAGAGGAAAAGATGACGCCGAGTCGAGCAGAAAGGGGGTGACCTcaccggcggccggccggccgtga
- the LOC127771089 gene encoding FK506-binding protein 2-like, producing the protein MAVLKSLVACKGLALCAPAIAQRHRNTPLSASAHRRQILITGLTMNSSGINSALPVRGAAQIPAVGSGPPAPSGGNLPIPSMPSWAKWVVGAIIVAIPIYRKIRALEDTVEKTAEVAIEVVDTVAEATEKVAGELADAFPGNENLKEVASKIKTVADVIEDDAEKAEALIQKVDEIKKELDAIVDPIIDKIDKEEL; encoded by the exons ATGGCGGTGCTCAAATCTCTTGTTGCTTGCAAAGGCTTGGCGCTGTGCGCTCCAGCGATTGCTCAGCGTCACCGGAACACGCCGTTATCTGCATCGGCTCATCGCCGGCAGATCCTGATCACCGGCTTAACGATGAACTCCTCGGGCATCAATAGTGCTTTGCCGGTCAGAGGAGCTGCACA AATCCCTGCAGTTGGTTCTGGTCCTCCAGCACCGTCAGGAGGAAATCTCCCAATACCCAGCATGCCTTCATG GGCCAAATGGGTAGTTGGGGCCATCATTGTTGCTATACCCATCTACAGAAAGATAAGAGCATTGGAAG ACACCGTGGAGAAGACAGCGGAGGTAGCAATCGAGGTGGTCGACACGGTGGCGGAGGCGACTGAgaaggtcgccggcgagctggcCGACGCTTTTCCCGGCAACGAAAATCTCAAGGAGGTTGCCTCCAAGATTAAGACCGTAGCCGATGTGATAGAGGATGATGCCGAGAAAGCCGAGGCCCTAATCCAGAAG GTTGATGAGATAAAGAAAGAGTTGGATGCAATAGTGGATCCCATCATCGACAAGATAGACAAGGAAGAGCTGTAG
- the LOC127771088 gene encoding uncharacterized protein LOC127771088, which produces MAGVVSWYGPLIDLSAAAGHLGGFVQLLASVRRVLPHQEQNAADGRAFQKTMLEVGDDTRSRFCVSLWPKRGSSVLADDVLLLQNIKIVEFRNGLEGRASQISAVQVLLNSKDLVKQSGIDELMINCKVGDNTRSKLRRVVEWAWMQHNKCTLSENCHKVRLKNWKDEKEKESGNFLSISELLSQSKLHGVGVYASISKMVLTGSLASHFNRKFSVIERFSLKEHDDIFRDLVTAGCTLCGSPLYPKNLHGENTYPIDCPKSPKYLHVIGQIYKPFMIYVRDQSGQIPVLVRNKAAEILFANIIADDVSECYKNHHPMLLDTCDCGSLNTSGGETGIIKRKRTKEKPDWHLIWLIIIKCLLNQHKNSPFCLQISVNTDKSVEDGRFELVSLTMTIP; this is translated from the exons ATGGCGGGGGTTGTGAGCTGGTACGGGCCGCTGATCGAcctctcggcggcggccgggcacTTGGGCGGGTTCGTGCAACTCCTGGCGTCCGTTCGGCGCGTGCTTCCCCACCAG GAACAAAATGCTGCAGATGGACGGGCGTTTCAGAAGACTATGCTTGAGGTTGGTGACGATACGAGGTCGAGGTTTTGTGTCTCGCTTTGGCCCAAGCGTGGTTCGAGCGTACTCGCCGATGATGTTTTACTATTGCAAA ATATTAAGATAGTTGAATTTAGAAATGGCTTGGAGGGAAGAGCTTCTCAGATATCTGCTGTCCAAGTATTGCTGAACTCCAAAGACTTGGTAAAACAAAGTG GAATTGATGAACTTATGATTAATTGTAAAGTGGGAGATAATACTAGATCAAAGTTAAGAAGAGTTGTAGAGTGGGCCTGGATGCAACACAACAAATGCACTCTTTCGGAAAATTGCCATAAG GTGAGGTTGAAGAACTGgaaagatgaaaaagaaaaggaatcgGGAAACTTCTTATCTATCTCAGAGCTACTGTCTCAGAGCAAATTACATGGTGTTGGTGTTTATGCATCCATTTCCAAAATGGTGTTAACAGGTTCTCTGGCGTCTCACTTCAATAGGAAGTTTTCAGTCATTGAAAGATTTTCCCTGAAAGAACATGATGATATTTTCAGAGATTTAGTTACTGCTGGATGCACGTTATGTGGTTCACCTTTATATCCAAA AAACCTCCATGGAGAAAACACTTATCCCATTGACTGCCCAAAAAGTCCAAAATATCTTCATGTTATTGGGCAGATATACAAACCCTTCATG ATATATGTGCGAGACCAATCTGGACAAATTCCTGTTCTTGTAAGGAATAAAGCTGCAGAGATCTTGTTTGCAAACATTATTGCAGATGATGTATCTGAGTGCTATAAGAACCATCATCCTATGTTGTTAGATACTTGTGACTGTGGCAGCTTGAACACTTCAGGTGGCGAGACAGGaattataaaaaggaaaaggacaAAAGAAAAGCCTGATTGGCATCTCATTTGGCTTATAATAATTAAATGTCTGTTGAATCAACACAAGAACAGCCCATTCTGCTTACAAATTTCAGTCAATACTGACAAGAGTGTCGAAGATGGACGTTTTGAACTGGTTTCTCTGACAATGACAATACCATGA